The stretch of DNA CGACGGATTCCTGAGTGGAGGCCAGATCGGCTATAACTGGCAATTTGCTGACCATTTCGTCGTTGGTCTGGAAGCGGGCGTTTCCGGGGCCAGCGTCAGGGGCGGCGGCGGCTTCGGCAATATCGTCGCCAACGGTCCGGCGTCCTACGCGGTGACGAGTGCAACGCTCAGGCGAAGCCTCGAATATCTGGGCACTGTTCGCGGACGCCTTGGTTATGCGGTGACGCCAAACATTCTTGTCTACGCCACCGGAGGCCTAGCGTTCGGAGGCGCCAATCAGACCTTAACACTGCAGCAGACCCTCGTTCCGTCCGCCCTCGTCGCGAGAACGGTCAAGGGCGATCAATACAATAATCTTGTCGGTTGGACGATCGGCGGCGGCGCCGAGATGGCCCTGTCGCGCGCCTTGAGCGCCAAACTCGAATATCTCTATTATGATCTTTTACAACAGTGGCGCGCTCTGGGGCGATGCGTTGGATTGATCCGCTTGTCGGACTACGCGTTCGCCATCAGTTATCGCCCGCCGACGAATTCCAGCTCCGGGGCGACATTGGCGGCTTCGGCGCCGGCAGCAAGTTCAGCTGGCAGTGCTTTGGCGGTTACAATCACGATTTCGAATTCAACGGCCTGAAGTTTACCGGCACGCTCGGCTATCGCGTCTTGGGCATCGATTATTCGCGCGGATGGGGTAACGAGCGACGTGGAGTCGACGCCGTCTTCCACGGCCCTGTGTCAGGCGTGAGCATGCAGTTTTGACCGCAAAGCGATTGCGGTCTCATGTCCAGCCCGCGTTGTACCGAGCATACCGATTGCAGGGCAGGCACCGAAGCGCTTCAGCCGGCCGAAGCCGTGTTCGATGCGAGCACGGGCTTTGTAGAGGGTCCGAGCGAAGAAGGCGGGTCTGTTCTTTTCGTTGGCTTTGTGCGGGATGACGGGCGCGATGCCACGGCGTCGGGCAGCCTCGCGATTGGCCTTGCTGGCATAGCCTTTGTCGCAGATGATGGCACGCGGCC from Methylocystis parvus OBBP encodes:
- a CDS encoding outer membrane protein; the encoded protein is MLNFGNAKGRVATSAIALAFIAAPAFGADLPAHKGQPLAPPPAFTWTGLYVGFTFAHAWTGSDPIHARTVSLVDSALAGFGPVSALGANGVIGARLDGFLSGGQIGYNWQFADHFVVGLEAGVSGASVRGGGGFGNIVANGPASYAVTSATLRRSLEYLGTVRGRLGYAVTPNILVYATGGLAFGGANQTLTLQQTLVPSALVARTVKGDQYNNLVGWTIGGGAEMALSRALSAKLEYLYYDLLQQWRALGRCVGLIRLSDYAFAISYRPPTNSSSGATLAASAPAASSAGSALAVTITISNSTA
- a CDS encoding transposase, encoding MRRTRYRTRHPLSLRRPKGRAQNLRKASSRLSVGFRPLPQTTPFETLLDIGPDIRPRAIICDKGYASKANREAARRRGIAPVIPHKANEKNRPAFFARTLYKARARIEHGFGRLKRFGACPAIGMLGTTRAGHETAIALRSKLHAHA